GTTACGTGGCAATGACAGTGTGGTGTAGCACTATTAGTGCCACATGTCAATGCCAGTGCCATGTGTTACTATCAGACCATGTGTCATTgcatttgtctcaatttagttcttgtatttttattttgtaccaATTTAgtccttgtatttttatttggtttcaatttggtccctaCATCAAATGATTAAAAggttaaactaaatataaattttgctCGAGAAAGTTGACACatgaataattttagaagatttAACTAAATGAAATAAGGGTATGTACTTTTTCCAAATCCTTATCTTTAAAGTTTGTTCTGTTAAGTGAATTTTTAGAAAGTTTGTTATGTTAAGTGAATTTTTAGAAAGTTTGTTCTGTTAAGTGAATTTTTAGTGATGATATATTCTAACTCTTAATGTTTAACTCCagaaattttttatgaattgttGAGAAAGTACAAAGACTATTTTTGTGTAGATCATCttcacaaaaatattaattattgaaatgttaatttttataatttgctcattcatattatttagattaaatgattttatttgttgtttaattttgtagaaaatttgtaaatgagtttctttatttttatttatctcaaTTTAGTTTTTGCTTTGAAAACTGTAATGCAATTAAGTTATTTTCGTTAGTACTACAGAAATAAAAATGTGTCGTATGTTAAttcatagtttttttatttttctaataaaaaaatatcaatttgtataaaaaaaattgtaaagatttatgtacaaattaaattttgtttgaatttgaaaaaggataaaattgtttaatttttaaaaaaattaagactaaattgacacaaaataaaaatataacaacaaaattaagacaaaataaaaatataggaatcaaattgaaataaatacaaTGACACCTGACTTAATAATGACATGTGGCACTGTCTATGCATGTCACGAAGAAAAGTggatgttaaataaaaaatatccataattttgagttttagaaATACTAAAGTAGATGTGATTAGGGGCTTTCTTCCCgcactttgtttttcttccttcGCTCTTAAATTTTGCTGTGATACCTAACGTAACCcttcatattatatatacttttgttaaatttggttttgaaatttcttagattttgaaatttagttttgtattttctttggattttgaaatcttaaattttgaattttttttgaattttgaaatttgattttaaattttttagaatttcaaaattctgttaaaaaaatttgcaggaattttaaattttggttttgaattttattggatttcaaaatctagtTTTTGAGCTTTTCGGATTTTGaagttcaattttaaaattttaagaattttgaaatttggttttgGAATTTCTTAGATTTCGAAATTCAGTTTTAGAATttttcagattttgaaattcagttTTCCATTTTCGTGTGGAATTTcctagatttcaaaattcaattatttttgagtttttcaaattttaaaatctagttttaaatttttcgaattttgaaatttgattctgaatggttgaaattttgaaatttcgtTATGgattttttacattttgaaatccggaattcaaaatttcaaatcctgaattttgaaatataatttttgagtttttcagatttcaaatttaattttgaaattttccagatttcaaatttatttttggatattttgaattttcaaatctggtttaaaccaaatttttaaatttgttttcaaatttttttattgatcttggatgaaggaaaaagacaaaagaCACGAAAGAAGTGCAAGGATGAAGcacaaatgaaagaaaggaagCCCATGTGAAGGATGAGGTGGAAATGAGGTGCAGTCCGAATATGTCAAGAATTTTAAATtggcttaaatgcttatttcGTTCGCAtatgaatttatgtttagtATTTGGTTTTAGAAATGAAGATATCGGATCCCTATGTATGAAAAGTGTATAAATAAAGTCATGTCAGTTAAGTTGACAGCAACgacgttaagtccatgctgatgtgatcgtactttttttcttctctcttctactGTCCAgctttttctatctcttgttcaactttttctttgataatttgttgaacttgttctttctttgtgagccttattcatatatttttcataacataggaactcaatgtcttcatttttttaaaactggatactaaacagaaattcatcTCTTAATATGaagacgaagtaagcatttaaaccTTAACGAAATAggaaaaattttagaaatataagaaAGTTTGAAAATCCATGAAGAAAAATGTGTAGTGCAGAAAGAAGCCCCGATATGGTAATAGAGTTGGGTTaggtatattttaattttatttcagttaCTAAAAATCAGTCTTTTAAGTCTAATAATTTAAGttcgtttttaaaataataaacttaataaataaatgtaggGTGacattttctaaataaaaatctatattttaaatttgttaattttatgatagacttttggttttaaatttgttaaaatataaatcgagttaatttttctatcttttaaattttctatttgatttaaattaatattttaattcttttcaaataaaacaacactttaattttatattaattaaatctaaatctATCTTTAACCTATTTTTTCTATTGTTACCACGGGTTGTTACTTGTGTAGTCATTCTTGTCATTGTTGTCACCGCGTCTATTTAGGGTTTTAGattgtaatatttatgttatagtgatttttagggtttaaggGTTTCTTGGGAGTGATTACTAATTGCTCTAATTTCTCTAATTTCTTTGTCCATGTTTCTGATTTGTATTATGTTATGTAAAGATTGTGATCGGATTAATTTATGGGTTCTTGGTGAATTTCTTTGGTTGTGAAGATGAATTGAATTTAGAGTATGATTGTGTGTATTATATCCTAATTTCATCTTTATTCTGTATGAGAACTTATATAAGAAAGATGAATTTTCTGGTGGTTGATCGAAGTGTTAATGGAGTATATGATTGGATTTGCAATTTTGAGTGAAAAATTTAAGTCTTATTCATAACatagttaaaatttaagtttgttacttaatgaaaaatttaaaatttatgtctCCTGAATTGAAGGCTATTCTAAAATAGACTTGAAAAGCTCACATGACTTAAAATGTTCTTTTTGAACACTATATTCTAACAACTAATTACAACCGTTTttctagtaattttttttaatattgaaatatttgaactattaatgaaaatatgagaaatggtaaaagaagaaaaaatttgaaataataataataattaataacaatatttatttttttgaagttCATAGTAATTAATTTTCAGAATTACCATCAGGTCCTCCAAACTGAAGAAAACAGTGAAGGCTTTCACGAACATCACCATAGTACCTAAGACCAAAACAATCAGGTTTATCAATGTATTCTTGTATTTGGTAGCGTTCAGGTCCACAATTCctttttgatgtatttttaaAAGAGATCTCTTTGAAAAAACTCGCATGAGCATAGTTCAAATCAGGAAAATGTCCCGATCCCATTGGAGGGCTAGGAGAACCTTGAGGACTTAATGTTCTTCCACCCCCACCTTACTTTAACTCCCATTTTCAAGTTGGATAACAATTTCGTAGGAAAATATCCAATATCATAGTTTTTTACACTTAACCACCAGTTTTTCGACAATGGACCCTAAAAATGTATGTACACGGATTTTTGTCAAGAATTTGTATCATACAATTTTTCATGAACAATGTATGCCAAGAACATTACCTGATTAAGAAGATGAATGTATACATAAATTTGTCCACCATAAGAAGATGAATGTATAAAGGGTGCACCAATATAAATTTTACGATCAATCTGAATAAAACCTGGACATTGAACATTGTAGCATCCCGTCTTATGGTAATTGTCATTCTGCATATTGTTTAACATCACATTATACATGTTCATGTGAAGCAAAACTCGAActtgatatttatataaatgttcaTACCGTCCATGATGCATATAAATGGGTTCGATCATCACCATACAATTCTGGAAACACCTGTATCAAAATGTGACATTACAAAGTATAGTGTTTTACATCATCaaataaacacaaattaaataattcttttttcgAATAATATTTACtagaaaaatgtatataataataaaattaaaacttacttGCCATCCAAGACTGATTTTAGCATTACCATCATTTTGAATCCACATATGAGAAAGAGACATTTGACCATTAATTACTTTTGGATTATAAATGTTTTGTGTTTCGGTTAAGATTTTTGTGGGACCGAGATACGTGACTTTACTGCTCCTGGATGACTTTGCCGCTCGCTCTCCTACAATATAGACCGCACGCTCGTCCTTTGATGGATCGCTCACGCTTCTTCGATTTGCATCGTTCGTTCTCCTTCACCAGTAGAGAGGGgaggaggtacctgcaaaggcactccgacctCAAGTTAGGTGTCTGTTGAAGGAGTTGTTACTCACAAATGAATATTATGGTAATTGAGTATTATGAACTCAGTAGAGTGTGAGTAGAATGTGAATGAAGCGTTTTGGAGTGTGAATTGAGCATACCTGGCTGATGGCCCTGatcttgtatttataagttgtctCATGGATCTAATCTGATACaggcccaataaaatataaacagaattaCCTTAAAATCTGGGCGGTTGCCTCATAAACcgcttatcaatatctttaatcagatatctttgacTATTTTATCATCCGTTGGACACTTGgcccaataataaaataagcgCTGGCCCAATTGTGGCCTAGCTCTGACGAGCGTTGTCCCGGTTTGTTCTGGTTGACGAGTGTTGTTGTTTATGAGCGTTGCTACAGTAGATAGATCGATCAGTCTTAAATGCTAACCGTTCGGCCTATATATCATAGTATACATAAtgcccccaagtccgagttaacagTTTGACTTTAGCCAAGGTTAAGTATAGGACTTATATGTGCTTGGGGAAAGTCGTCCTCGTTCTATTGGGGAGGTTATTCTAATTGTAATTTGAGTCATTTGCTCGTCTCTGACCGAATGGTGGACTTTACAAGTTACTTATTGTACTTTTTACTAAGCCGATCGGCTTATGATGAGAGTTCTTTGTAGAAATTTTTCCCATGTTGATTAGCGACTTTGATAGCATTATGTTTATCTGTGAGGCTGAATGGCCGTGAATGCGTGTGAGTGAGCATTCATCAGGGGAATGCCTTTACCGTTCGGATGGTAGTCCATGAGggactgtctttgatttatagtccatgggagactgtctttgatttatagtccatgggggactgtctttgatttatagtccatggtcgtctttgatttatagtccatgggggactgtctttgatttatagtccatgggagATTGactttgatttatagtccatgggggactgtctttgatttatagtccatgaGGGACTatctttgatttatagtccatgagggactgtctttgatttatagtccatgggggactgtctttgcTGTTCGGTTTTGAATGTTCCCTGGGTtttctgaccgaacggttgactCCATATTGACCAAATGAGACGTGTGCCTGATCTTGTCTTCTGCCCTATAAGGCCAAATGGCTGAACACTTGGAAGGCCGAATGACCGAATTATTGAACACTCGCATCCATAGAAAACTGAACAGTTGAAAACGTCATCGAGTGGTAAGCTCTCTTTTGATTAGGTGACCTATGCACCAGGTCCTATCACCTGTACTTTGAagcaaaataatatttcaaattgaaaTGATCATAAAAAGTTACATAATCAAAAGTTGAGATAGTTAATATCAAATTAGTTTAGACTCGGACGACCAAGCAAGTAAAACCTTTCGGTTTTAATTCTTTGATAGTTTCTGTTTGTTTGCATCACCACGAAGACGGAGAATGAGGTTGAGAGTGAACTTCTTCTGGATGTTGTATTTGGCGAGGGTGTTGCCGTCTTTAAGCTGTTTTTCGGCATTCCTTCATTGAACTTCTTTCTTCATTGACATTGAATCGGAcaacattccttcatctgctcccatataacgaattatacgatcatcgcacaaacacaaacacaaacaagtagggtgagctaacatgcaacaaatcatttataaaacatgcataattactttgatacactcaacaaacatcatataataattatgtcagacaccctcataccatcatacaacaatcgcaccaTAGACACTtatcccatcataccacaatccctaatagacactcatcctatcataccacaatccccaatagacactcatcctatcataccacaatccccaatagacactcatccagatgatacgttgatgagcggtcacagGAGGtaatgcacttgtgatgacctCTACTTCTCCTTaaaaatacacttccaaaatacttcataccatccacaaggttagtcctcaacattATGTTCAAAAccgacacatagaccaggacctcctgcccctctcaccacataattcatccttctctacttgagaccggatgattattagagtatcaggataacctccaacaacatgaccctcaacatcaacatatacactaataccatgtcattacagaatctctccacgagactcatatcatgctcatattcctcaactcattacaaaatctccccataatactcatatcatgttcagatgcttaaattcaaatccaatataataaaatacaatcatcacagaaatcatacaaaatgaatatatcacaaaataaattaacaataataaaatatcactataaatgATCActagagaagaatcaaatgtttgacgaatcaaactcaccataaacgccagtacatatgactagtcataacttactggatttgaccagggttgctctatgatcagggatgtaccaactccggtttttaagattcctctatcttACCATCACAAATATAACCTTAATATAAACGTTCTGGGgaactaagaagttgaatctggcatagctggttagacatcttcttatccttccagaaagatgaatccatcacatattttgtatcaattgagtatattgcataatagtttaacagtacttaatatgttcaataagatttaagttaaaaacctatcgagtagacttctaggaaagagagatgtgtcacaatggacaacttaagtaccaagtctttccttagccaaagtgttcctcaactagtttttaacaaatttcttatttacagattcaaaacaacagcatataatattaacacagaatttcaatatagatagatatatagcaagcacatatgtttttcattaacagtattcacaaagaatttcaagacatgaataataataaaacaatactaaatcataatataaaagcttagaaaggttagctccccctACCTCTATTCTAGACTTGGTTTCTTGATCAGAGGTTGTTCCCGAAAAACTTCCAGAATCTCCACACTAAAATCCTTCCCACTCTAAATTCTTCgtaatctttctttcttatgatttctctctacttcttggtgcaaaatcCCCCTCCCCCTTGCTTGGTATTTATAGGCCAAGATTTGGTCGAAAGTTTCTTTGtccatttgttttctttttctttttttttttaaaaaaaaacaaaaaggtagaaaagagtttgaacccatgtccttgaaatcaccacaattttctaccatttaagctaccaaaatttcttatttaactttccacattttatttttacataaacttattaattacattttccattcataaagaaaaatttattactactagtaataaaattgttactatttatTAAGGTGAATATTTTTCATAGGTCTTACAAGAATGACCCAACTTTGCATATGCTTGGATGAGCCAATGTTGGATGTTGATATTATTGAACGCATGAATGTTTTTGAATGGTGAAAGAGTAATTATCAATGTTTTTCAGATTTGTCAATCATGGCTAGAGACTTGTTAAGTATCCCAATTACTATCGTTGCATATGAATCTATTTTCAGCATTAGTTCAAGGATTTTGAATAAGTATACAAGtcattaattaacaaaaaaatgttaaagcAATAATTAGTACTTCCATATGAAAGTATGAGTTTTGTGATTTAAATTATGATGTTGACGGAGATGGAGGAGTGGAGGAGGGAAGTTCTTCTAATGCTACATTTAATAaccttgaaaaagaaaatgatgaaaacTGAACCAATAAATGATGATGGAgcttattgttaattttttaaaattttaacaatatagTGATCTAATGATTGtgtgaataaaaattatttaatgtgtgaACATGTTTTGATATATTCTAGAAAATTCAAATGCAAGCAGAGATGTTATATTCAAATCAAATGtcttataaattattcaaatacaaCTCAATAGTCTGGCATCAACATGATAATCTCGCCTGTCAGTCCGCATGAACCTGTTTTCACTTACTTGTGTGAAATTACATTTTCAACTTCAACGTAATTGCTTTAGAATTGAAATCGCCATTTAATTACTTGTTTCTTATGTGAAATTTAGTACAATTGTTTTTTAACCAAAGTGGTAATCTCTTTTATGGTCTcaattcaaaatcaattatatggaagtcataaaaaaaaaataattttaattcaaaatcaattatacTAAGTTCAAATTCAatcataatgaaattattacaaaaaataacaacttcgatttaaattttaatttacacaatcgtcattttcttttacaatttcaCTTTCAAAATCCTCTATTAAGAGCATgaacaattatttataaagaaaatccaaattgatacttttaaaaataaattaactccTTCGATTAAAAAACTATTCTTATTCGGTGATGTTGGTGGTATTGCAACCTCAACAtgcaaatttgaaaatgaatagttaatttttattattattagtattattaaaaaaataattaaataattaattactgaAAACCACATTCCGATTTTGCGGGAGTTCATAAAGTCCTATTGAAAGTTGGTTTGTTTGTCGTCCGTTAATTTTGGTTGGGGTAGCGTTGTTGGCCTTGCAATGTGCCTCTTCCTTCTCCCTCGTTCTCTCTCCTTGTTCCTCACTCCTCTTCACCAAAGTTTGAATCTTGAATCCTCTAACTAACAATTTATTTCTCCCAGTTTGATTTTTCGTTCCATTCTTTTGCATGGCGTACAAAGTGGATCATGAATATGACTACCTCTTCAAGATCGTTTTGATCGGAGACTCCGGGGTTGGCAAATCTAACATCCTTTCCAGGTTTACGCGAAACGAGTTCTGCTTGGAATCTAAGTCTACCATTGGGGTTGAATTCGCAACCAGAACATTGCAGGTTCCTTCATTTACACATACCATATGCATGCTttcttattcaattttatttttggatgatGACATTCTTTGATTCATTGAGAAAAACTTTAATGAAAGAATGGTTCTTGACCATGACAGAAAACTATGTAATCTTTGAAGgtttattatatgataaatgTTATGTTTTCAACTTGTTGCACTAATCCATAAAATCATAATGGAGTCATCTATAAACTGGTCGGTCTTTCACAATGTCTTGGGAACTTTCTCTCTTCTTGGAGAAAATGCTAACAATCCATTCTAATAGGGTGAATCCATGAAAAAgtatttcattatttatatcACGAATCACGGTACTTGTGGTGTGGCATGATTCATTTTGACCTTAATGTGAAATTTAGTCTGTACTTAGAAGAATAAATGACAATAATTCAAGCCTTGATAAAGGAGGCTCTGTTCATGAAGTTTAAGCAAGTAGGTGGAGTGCATTTCTTAACAGTATTCATACTTTTCATTTGAATAGGAATTTGAAGAACTGCATATTATAGTATGTATTTTCTCCAA
This window of the Vigna angularis cultivar LongXiaoDou No.4 chromosome 7, ASM1680809v1, whole genome shotgun sequence genome carries:
- the LOC108336586 gene encoding uncharacterized protein LOC108336586, translated to MSLSHMWIQNDGNAKISLGWQVFPELYGDDRTHLYASWTNDNYHKTGCYNVQCPGFIQIDRKIYIGAPFIHSSSYGGQIYVYIHLLNQGPLSKNWWLSVKNYDIGYFPTKLLSNLKMGVKVRYYGDVRESLHCFLQFGGPDGNSEN